The DNA sequence CACAGCTTAGTCCGCAGGGGGCCAATGCCTCCTTAATTTTTTCATAACTCATACCCTGTCTCCTTTCTTTGGACAGTTTCCATCCATAAATGGCCGTTTTTCTAAGCCTCGGGACCTGCTAAGAAGCAGGGGGGATTTAGCACCCATAGGGAGCTGTAAATAGGAAACACGCCGGTGCCCGAAATTTATTTATGGATGGGCCCCAAATAGATAAATTCGATAATAGCGGTTTCATTCAGGACACAAAAGTGGCATAATTGACATTTTAGGGGGCAATATCGGCATTTTCCTGTTTTAGGTGGGATCAGAAGAAATGATCTAAAAGGATGAATTAATGAAAAAGGTTACTATTCTGGGCCTTTACAACTCCATGGCAACCACCATTTTCGGCCCCATGGATATCCTAAACCAGGCAGGGAGGCTCTGGAACCGCGTGAGCAAATCCCCCCAAACCCCGCTTTTTGACGTCACCATCGCCTCTTCAGACGGAAAACCCATTCAATGCCTGAATAAAGTCCAAATTCAGCCCCATTGCAGCATTGAAGCAATTCATAAGACAGATTTGGTTATTATTGCGTCTGCCACCTATATAGACCAGATTCTTCAAAAAAGTCCTGATGTGGTTCCATGGATACGCCGGCAATACAAGCAGGGTGCCCATGTAGCCAGCATCTGTACCGGGGTGTTTTTACTGGCTGAAACCGGTTTGCTGAATGGAAAAACAGCAACCCTTCACTGGGGGTTTACAGAGATGTTCCGCCGGAAGTATCCCCAGGTTAATTTAAAACCAGACCGAATGTTCATCGACCATGGGCGCCTCTATTGTTCGGCAGGAGTGACTGCCGGTATGGATTTATCCCTTTACCTGGTGGAAAAGTTTTACGGCCGGCGAACCGCCATAGAGTCTGCCAAGACCATGATCCTGGATTTGGGCCGGGAAACCCAGGCCCCCTACCATTGTTTTCTTTTTTTCAAGGACCATGGCGATCCCCTTGTATCAAAAGCCCAGGAGTGGATAGAAAAACACTACAACCAATCAATTGATTACGACCTGCTGGCCAAGGAATTCCGAATGAGCCGCCGTTCATTGGAACGTCGGTTCAAAAGGGCCGCTGGTGTCACTCCTTTGGGTTATCTGCAGCAATTACGGGTGGAAACCGCAAAAAGACTATTGGAGGAAGGCAGCCATACTTTTAATGAAATAACGTATCTTGTCGGATACGAGGATATTCCCTTTTTCAGGAAAGTATTCGTCAGGCTGACAGGCTTGCGGCCAAAAGAATATCAGCAGAGATTTAGGGGCAGGCAGGATAGGGGACGACCGTGACATATTGACATTTGTGAAGAGGAGGGGTCGGATCTTTCGTGACGAAATATCCCAGTTTATTTGCCTGTTCATCAAATTTCCTTCGAAATCCTCGATCCCCTCTCATTTTTCCCTTTATTTGTTAATTCGAAAGATCCGCCCCCCCATACCCTCACCAAGACTCGGTTCACGCTTTAAATATCCAAATGTCACGAACGTCACCATTCCACTCACATTCCATATATTCAATACTAAGGGCTTTTTATCGGGCACGATTCTCGTGAGGAGCCGTGTTTTTTTGATCTGAAAAAATCCCTTTGCAGGCGATCATTCTGTTGTGAGTCTGGAGCGAACATAGGGCACCAGTCCGCCGGTGGAAATTAATTCCATGATAAAATCAGGGTAGGCAGCGGCTTGAAACGTGAGATTACGGTTTAGATTTCGGATGCTGCCCTTAGCCAAATCGATTTCCAGGACATCTCCACTGGCGGTGGCTTCCACGGCGGCCGGGCACTCCAGCAGCGGTAAGCCGATGTTGATGGCATTACGAAAAAAGATACGCGCAAAACTAATGGCCACCACGCAAGAGATTCCGGTTCCCTTGATGGACCACGCGGCGATTTCCCGTGACGACCCGCAGCCAAAGTTGGTGGTAGCCATCAGTATGTCACCGTTGGTGACCCTGGTTGCGAAACCTGCATCGGCATTTTCCAGACAATGTTTGCCAAGTTCAGCCGGATCCGAAATGTTGGCGTACTTGGCCGGGATGATTGCATCCGTGTCAATGTTGGCCCCGAATTTGTGAACGGTTCCTTTGATTAGCATGTTGAGGTTACCTCTCCGGGATGGACGAGGCGCCCTGCCACCGCACTGGCGGCAGCGACGGCCGGGTTAGTCAAGAAAATCTCTGCGTGGGGGCTTCCCATGCGGCCGATGAAATTGCGGTTGGTGGTCGAAACGCACCGCTCACCGGCGGCTAAAATGCCGCAATGTCCCCCTACACAAGGTCCACAGGTAGGTGTGTTCACCGCTGCGCCGGCTCGCAGGAAAATTTCGATAAGCCCTTCTTGCAGAGCCTCCAAAAATACTTTCTGCGAGCCGGGAATGATGATACAACGCACGCCTTGCATCACAGTTCGACCTTGCAAAACCTTGGCGGCCAAACGTAAATCCCCCAGACGGCCGTTGGTGCAGCTACCGATTACCACCTGGTCGATGGCGATGTTGTCGACCTGGCTGATGGGTA is a window from the Deltaproteobacteria bacterium genome containing:
- a CDS encoding 3-isopropylmalate dehydratase small subunit, producing the protein MLIKGTVHKFGANIDTDAIIPAKYANISDPAELGKHCLENADAGFATRVTNGDILMATTNFGCGSSREIAAWSIKGTGISCVVAISFARIFFRNAINIGLPLLECPAAVEATASGDVLEIDLAKGSIRNLNRNLTFQAAAYPDFIMELISTGGLVPYVRSRLTTE
- a CDS encoding helix-turn-helix domain-containing protein, which encodes MKKVTILGLYNSMATTIFGPMDILNQAGRLWNRVSKSPQTPLFDVTIASSDGKPIQCLNKVQIQPHCSIEAIHKTDLVIIASATYIDQILQKSPDVVPWIRRQYKQGAHVASICTGVFLLAETGLLNGKTATLHWGFTEMFRRKYPQVNLKPDRMFIDHGRLYCSAGVTAGMDLSLYLVEKFYGRRTAIESAKTMILDLGRETQAPYHCFLFFKDHGDPLVSKAQEWIEKHYNQSIDYDLLAKEFRMSRRSLERRFKRAAGVTPLGYLQQLRVETAKRLLEEGSHTFNEITYLVGYEDIPFFRKVFVRLTGLRPKEYQQRFRGRQDRGRP